The proteins below are encoded in one region of Corynebacterium sphenisci DSM 44792:
- a CDS encoding O-acetylhomoserine/O-acetylserine sulfhydrylase, protein MTTRYDNSDAAGWDLATRAIHVGQAPDAQTGSRNLPIYNTSSYVFDSAEHAAARFGLADPGPIYTRLTNPTVDAVEQRLANLEGGVAAVLFASGQAAETAAILTLARAGDHIVTSPRLYGGTETLFKVTLPRLGIEATFVEDPDDPESWQAAVRDNTVGFYAESIANPQADILDVPVIAEVAHRNSVPLIVDNTVATAALLRPLELGADVVVCSTTKYLTGNGSALGGVIVDGGRFDWTATRDGRDLFPNFTEPDEAYHGLRFAELGAPAFALRARAGILRDTGAAPAPFNAWVLAQGLDTLALRIERHNANARAVAEHLAGRAGVAKVNYAGLPDSPWHATKEKLGLAGAGAVLSFDLAAGADESEEQVRARAWAFIDALKLHSNVANIGDVRSLVIHPATTTHSQSDAHGLARAGISQATVRLAVGIEAAADIIADLEGAFAAVGL, encoded by the coding sequence ATGACCACCCGCTACGACAACTCCGACGCCGCCGGCTGGGACCTGGCCACCCGGGCCATCCACGTGGGCCAGGCCCCCGATGCGCAGACCGGCTCGCGCAACCTGCCCATCTACAACACCTCCTCCTACGTCTTCGACAGCGCCGAGCACGCCGCCGCCCGCTTCGGCCTGGCCGACCCGGGCCCCATCTACACCCGGCTGACCAACCCCACCGTGGACGCGGTGGAGCAGCGCCTGGCGAACCTGGAGGGCGGCGTGGCCGCGGTGCTCTTCGCCTCCGGGCAGGCCGCGGAGACCGCCGCGATCCTCACCCTGGCCCGGGCCGGGGACCACATCGTGACCTCCCCGCGGCTCTACGGCGGCACCGAGACCCTGTTCAAGGTGACCCTGCCCCGGCTGGGCATCGAGGCCACCTTCGTGGAGGACCCCGACGACCCGGAGTCCTGGCAGGCCGCGGTGCGGGACAACACGGTCGGCTTCTACGCCGAGTCGATCGCCAACCCGCAGGCGGACATCCTCGACGTGCCGGTCATCGCCGAGGTGGCGCACCGCAACTCCGTGCCGCTCATCGTGGACAACACGGTGGCCACCGCCGCGCTGCTGCGCCCCCTGGAGCTCGGCGCGGACGTGGTGGTGTGCTCCACCACCAAGTACCTCACCGGCAACGGCTCCGCGCTCGGCGGGGTGATCGTCGACGGCGGCCGCTTCGACTGGACCGCCACCCGCGACGGCCGGGACCTCTTCCCCAACTTCACCGAACCCGACGAGGCCTACCACGGGCTGCGCTTCGCCGAGCTCGGCGCGCCGGCCTTCGCGCTGCGCGCCCGGGCCGGGATCCTGCGCGACACCGGGGCCGCGCCGGCGCCCTTCAACGCCTGGGTGCTCGCCCAGGGCCTGGACACCCTGGCCCTGCGCATCGAGCGGCACAACGCCAATGCGCGGGCCGTCGCGGAGCACCTCGCCGGCCGGGCCGGGGTGGCCAAGGTCAACTACGCCGGCCTGCCCGACTCCCCCTGGCACGCGACCAAGGAGAAGCTGGGCCTGGCCGGGGCCGGGGCGGTGCTCTCCTTCGATCTCGCCGCCGGCGCGGACGAGTCCGAGGAGCAGGTGCGGGCCCGGGCCTGGGCCTTCATCGACGCGCTGAAGCTGCACTCCAACGTCGCCAACATCGGCGACGTGCGCTCCCTGGTCATCCACCCGGCGACCACCACGCACTCCCAGTCCGATGCACACGGCCTGGCCCGGGCCGGGATCTCCCAGGCCACGGTGCGCCTGGCGGTGGGCATCGAGGCCGCCGCGGACATCATCGCCGACCTGGAGGGCGCCTTCGCCGCGGTGGGCCTCTAG
- a CDS encoding PLP-dependent transferase has protein sequence MTTRYDNSEAAAWGFGTRAIHAGQPVDSDHGSRNLPIHMSTAYVFDDCRTGAARFDLSEPGYIYTRLNNPTVAAVEERFLALEGGAHAVLFASGMAAETAAILNLARAGDHVVASPRLYGGTDTLFSVTLPRMGVSVGYVADPDDPESWAAAVRPNTRAFFAESIANPQADVLDVPMVAEVAHAHRVPLIVDNTIPTAWGMRPLELGADIVIASTTKFYTGNGSALGGILVDGGGFDWSATREGEPVFPDFVTPDPAYHGLRYADFGEAAYGLKARVGLLRDTGAAPSPFNAWLIAQGLDTLPLRMRRHNDSAQVVAEHLAAHPKVARVAYPGLPDSPWYGVKERLGLPGAGAVLAFDLAGAGDAAADRERAWAFIDALKLHSNVANIGDVRSLVVHPASTTHSQCSPEQNAGAGVTQATIRLSVGLEEVEDIIADLDGAFAAI, from the coding sequence ATGACCACCCGATACGACAATTCCGAGGCGGCCGCGTGGGGCTTCGGCACCCGCGCGATCCACGCCGGCCAGCCCGTGGACTCCGACCACGGCTCCCGCAACCTGCCGATCCACATGTCCACCGCGTACGTCTTCGACGACTGCCGCACCGGCGCGGCCCGGTTCGACCTCTCCGAACCGGGCTACATCTACACCCGGCTGAACAACCCCACCGTCGCCGCGGTGGAGGAGCGCTTCCTGGCCCTGGAGGGCGGGGCGCACGCGGTGCTCTTCGCCTCCGGGATGGCCGCGGAGACCGCCGCGATCCTCAACCTGGCCCGGGCCGGGGACCATGTCGTGGCCTCGCCGCGGCTCTACGGCGGCACCGACACCCTGTTCTCGGTGACCCTGCCCCGGATGGGCGTCTCCGTCGGCTACGTCGCCGACCCCGACGACCCGGAGTCCTGGGCGGCGGCGGTGCGCCCGAACACCCGGGCCTTCTTCGCCGAGTCGATCGCCAACCCGCAGGCCGACGTGCTCGACGTGCCGATGGTCGCCGAGGTCGCGCATGCGCACCGGGTGCCGCTCATCGTGGACAACACCATCCCCACCGCCTGGGGGATGCGCCCGCTGGAGCTGGGCGCGGACATCGTGATCGCCTCGACCACGAAGTTCTACACCGGCAACGGCTCCGCCCTGGGCGGCATCCTGGTCGACGGCGGCGGCTTCGACTGGTCCGCCACCCGCGAGGGCGAGCCGGTGTTCCCCGACTTCGTCACCCCGGACCCGGCCTACCACGGGCTGCGCTACGCCGATTTCGGCGAGGCCGCCTACGGGCTCAAGGCCCGGGTGGGCCTGCTGCGCGACACCGGGGCGGCGCCGAGCCCCTTCAACGCCTGGCTCATCGCCCAGGGCCTGGACACCCTGCCGCTGCGGATGCGCCGGCACAACGACAGCGCCCAGGTCGTCGCCGAGCACCTCGCCGCGCACCCGAAGGTCGCCCGGGTCGCCTACCCGGGCCTGCCCGACTCGCCCTGGTACGGGGTCAAGGAGCGGCTCGGCCTGCCCGGGGCGGGCGCGGTGCTCGCCTTCGATCTCGCCGGCGCCGGGGACGCGGCGGCGGACCGGGAGCGCGCCTGGGCCTTCATCGACGCGCTGAAGCTGCACTCCAACGTGGCCAACATCGGCGACGTGCGCTCCCTGGTGGTGCATCCGGCCTCGACCACGCACTCCCAGTGCAGCCCGGAGCAGAACGCCGGGGCCGGGGTCACCCAGGCCACCATCCGGCTCTCGGTGGGCCTGGAGGAGGTCGAGGACATCATCGCCGACCTGGACGGGGCCTTCGCCGCGATCTAG
- a CDS encoding esterase/lipase family protein: protein MNRPHRRAAAALAAALTLVLAPAAPAAAATVHLDPADPAALGRVPGNPDDPALRAAAPPPGVNDPACVPDPAHPEPVVLLHGTWSNQARWAYLADALRGRGHCVWTTNFGREPVSALGAPLRPWVHGNGDIRAAAGEVAAFIEEVRAATGAPRVAVVGHSQAGALLKYYVNELGGAGRVSRMVVAAGSQHGTDMRGMSALLWSMFGPVPEAAALVTGTAALQQLDRSGFTAELDRLPDTVAPIRYTVLVTADDTTVTPPESGFLEAAPGVDLVNLEVHAACGGVAREIPHDRMTIDPAAVSLLVWGLERGPGEQAPPACAGDWAVDEDDLVDPVPAWDLFGSSGAA, encoded by the coding sequence ATGAACCGGCCGCATCGACGCGCCGCCGCGGCCCTGGCCGCGGCGCTCACCCTCGTCCTGGCCCCGGCGGCCCCCGCCGCCGCGGCCACCGTGCACCTGGACCCGGCCGACCCGGCGGCCCTGGGCCGGGTGCCGGGCAACCCCGATGACCCGGCGCTGCGCGCCGCCGCGCCCCCGCCGGGGGTCAACGACCCGGCCTGCGTGCCCGACCCGGCGCATCCGGAGCCGGTGGTGCTGCTGCACGGCACCTGGTCCAACCAGGCCCGCTGGGCCTATCTCGCCGATGCGCTGCGCGGGCGCGGGCACTGCGTGTGGACCACGAACTTCGGCCGGGAGCCGGTGAGCGCGCTGGGCGCCCCGCTGCGGCCCTGGGTGCACGGCAACGGCGACATCCGCGCCGCCGCCGGGGAGGTCGCCGCCTTCATCGAGGAGGTGCGCGCGGCCACCGGGGCGCCCCGGGTGGCGGTGGTCGGCCACTCCCAGGCCGGGGCGCTGCTGAAGTACTACGTCAACGAGCTCGGCGGGGCGGGGCGGGTGTCCCGGATGGTGGTCGCCGCCGGTTCCCAGCACGGCACCGATATGCGGGGCATGTCCGCGCTGCTGTGGTCCATGTTCGGCCCGGTGCCCGAGGCCGCGGCCCTGGTCACCGGCACTGCGGCGCTGCAGCAGCTGGACCGCTCCGGTTTCACCGCCGAACTGGACCGCCTTCCGGACACGGTGGCGCCGATCCGGTACACGGTGCTGGTCACCGCCGACGACACCACGGTGACCCCGCCGGAGTCGGGCTTCCTCGAGGCCGCCCCGGGCGTGGACCTGGTCAACCTGGAGGTGCACGCCGCCTGCGGGGGAGTGGCCCGGGAGATCCCGCATGACCGGATGACCATCGACCCGGCGGCGGTGTCGCTGCTGGTGTGGGGCCTGGAGCGGGGGCCCGGGGAACAGGCCCCGCCGGCCTGCGCGGGTGACTGGGCGGTGGACGAGGACGACCTGGTCGACCCGGTGCCGGCCTGGGACCTCTTCGGCTCCTCCGGGGCGGCCTAG